The proteins below come from a single Acidimicrobiales bacterium genomic window:
- a CDS encoding NAD(P)-dependent oxidoreductase gives MKIVVTGAGGTVAHAVVGALLANGHDVTATDVVRPGFPAAWAGAVPYLQADLCDAGSAMVVVAGADVVVHAAAIPSPDNHPGHVVFHNNVQSTYNVVEAAVRCGVGRVVNISSEAVGGYIYGDRRVVPRYVPVDEEHPTAPQDPYSVGKSFAEQLCTAAALRSDLRCTTLRPTWVQWEGTYERNLGPIVRQPMAGCENLWAYVDVYDLADAITAAVACSLPGHEVFYASAADNAGGNDLADVVARKYGGEVHLRSLARPDASGVSCAKAGRLLGWRPRRSWRDYLDGDGRSLIDAAAGHRPTYPGPVAVSG, from the coding sequence ATGAAGATCGTCGTCACCGGAGCGGGCGGGACGGTCGCGCACGCGGTCGTCGGTGCGCTCCTGGCCAACGGCCACGACGTGACCGCGACGGACGTGGTCCGGCCCGGGTTCCCGGCGGCGTGGGCCGGTGCCGTGCCGTACCTACAGGCCGACCTGTGCGACGCCGGGTCGGCGATGGTCGTCGTCGCCGGTGCCGACGTCGTCGTCCACGCCGCGGCCATCCCGTCGCCCGACAACCACCCGGGCCACGTGGTGTTCCACAACAACGTCCAGTCGACCTACAACGTCGTCGAGGCGGCCGTCCGGTGCGGCGTCGGCCGGGTCGTCAACATCTCGAGCGAGGCCGTCGGCGGCTACATCTACGGGGATCGTCGCGTCGTGCCCCGCTACGTCCCCGTCGACGAGGAGCACCCGACGGCGCCGCAGGACCCCTACAGCGTCGGCAAGTCGTTCGCCGAGCAGCTGTGCACCGCGGCCGCGCTGCGGTCGGACCTGCGCTGCACGACCCTGCGGCCCACGTGGGTGCAGTGGGAGGGCACCTACGAGCGGAACCTCGGGCCGATCGTGCGCCAGCCGATGGCCGGCTGCGAGAACCTCTGGGCCTACGTCGACGTCTACGACCTCGCCGACGCCATCACGGCTGCCGTCGCGTGCTCGTTGCCCGGCCACGAGGTGTTCTACGCGTCCGCCGCGGACAACGCCGGCGGGAACGACCTCGCCGACGTCGTCGCCCGGAAGTACGGCGGCGAGGTGCACCTCCGTTCCCTCGCCCGCCCCGACGCGTCCGGCGTGTCGTGCGCCAAGGCGGGCCGCCTCCTCGGCTGGCGGCCGCGCCGGTCGTGGCGCGACTACCTCGACGGCGACGGCCGCTCCCTGATCGACGCTGCCGCCGGCCACCGGCCGACGTACCCCGGACCGGTCGCCGTCTCCGGCTAG
- a CDS encoding endonuclease/exonuclease/phosphatase family protein has translation MRVRVGTFNLNNLFSRFNFSAEVGAIGDIGVKTTTTFRFEDPTSFRLRTYQGRLVKGKPPTERARVAERIGQLDVDVLAVQEVEDVDTLHRFAQDELAELGYRFAVLVEGNDPRLIDVGVLSRLPIGGVTSWRHAVHPGGTEPVFSRDLVEVDILDAKREKRLFTLFNTHLKSHYVPFGEDQQAGAAAADERRRQQAAAIARIVTLRTRPNSRYLVVGDMNDPPESEFLGPMRDGLPLVDGLAEATEDRPAPADDPPAPSRPWTHRFKESGVPAHYELLDHVWISAGLSAKQTGAGIGRRRRLTRDGSDHDPAWVELTL, from the coding sequence ATGCGGGTGCGAGTCGGCACGTTCAACCTCAACAACCTCTTCTCGAGGTTCAACTTCTCGGCGGAGGTGGGCGCGATCGGCGACATCGGGGTCAAGACGACCACGACGTTCCGGTTCGAAGACCCCACCAGCTTCCGCCTCCGGACCTACCAGGGCCGCCTGGTGAAGGGGAAGCCGCCCACCGAGCGGGCCAGGGTGGCCGAGCGCATCGGCCAGCTCGACGTCGACGTCCTCGCCGTGCAGGAGGTGGAGGACGTCGACACGCTGCACCGGTTCGCGCAGGACGAGCTGGCCGAGCTGGGCTACCGGTTCGCGGTCCTCGTCGAGGGCAACGACCCGCGGCTGATCGACGTCGGCGTGCTGTCCCGCCTGCCCATCGGCGGCGTCACCTCGTGGCGCCACGCCGTGCACCCGGGTGGCACCGAGCCGGTGTTCAGCCGCGACCTGGTGGAGGTCGACATCCTCGACGCCAAGCGGGAGAAGCGGCTCTTCACCCTGTTCAACACCCACCTGAAGAGCCACTACGTGCCCTTCGGCGAGGACCAGCAGGCCGGGGCCGCGGCGGCTGACGAGCGGCGGCGCCAGCAGGCGGCGGCCATCGCCCGCATCGTCACCCTGCGGACCCGGCCCAACAGCCGCTACCTCGTGGTCGGGGACATGAACGACCCGCCCGAGTCGGAGTTCCTCGGCCCGATGCGCGACGGCCTGCCCCTGGTCGACGGCCTGGCCGAGGCGACCGAGGACCGGCCGGCGCCGGCCGACGACCCACCGGCCCCGTCGAGGCCGTGGACCCACCGGTTCAAGGAGTCGGGCGTGCCGGCCCACTACGAGCTGCTCGACCACGTGTGGATCAGCGCGGGGCTGTCGGCCAAGCAGACGGGCGCCGGCATCGGCCGCCGCCGCCGCCTCACCCGAGACGGCAGCGACCACGACCCGGCCTGGGTGGAGCTGACGCTCTAG
- a CDS encoding PD-(D/E)XK nuclease family protein, with product MALAATAPALNPAQQAVIDQLGATAGGPRPSFPPDLRDRLVDELEDALAPLVADRAPDDPLVVTKHDLAGAHGCQARWAAESTRFDWSVPLARGTVAHKAVELSLHVRGEPTPLDLVDMATSRLAEGDDSLADWLRTCSDVERAELRAQANDRVTAFVECWPPLQKRWTPVTESRARAELCGGRVHLRGKVDLTLGRSVGAAGKVLVDLKTGGFSPDHLHDLRFYALLETLKVGVPPRRVATYYLDAGRMAPEDVTPGLLDAAVARTVAGVAAMLALRSGAAEPVRRPGPPCWWCPLRKRCPDGEVWMANADEMA from the coding sequence ATGGCCCTGGCGGCAACGGCACCGGCGCTGAACCCGGCGCAGCAGGCGGTCATCGACCAGCTCGGTGCCACCGCGGGCGGGCCCCGGCCCTCCTTCCCGCCCGACCTAAGGGATCGCCTGGTGGACGAGCTGGAGGACGCGCTCGCCCCGCTCGTCGCCGACCGGGCGCCGGACGACCCGCTCGTCGTCACCAAGCACGACCTGGCCGGTGCCCACGGCTGCCAGGCGCGCTGGGCGGCCGAGTCCACCCGGTTCGACTGGTCGGTGCCGCTCGCCCGGGGCACGGTCGCCCACAAGGCCGTCGAGCTGTCGCTCCACGTGCGGGGCGAGCCGACCCCGCTCGACCTCGTCGACATGGCGACCTCGCGGCTGGCCGAGGGCGACGACAGCCTCGCCGACTGGCTCCGGACCTGCTCCGACGTCGAGCGGGCCGAGCTGCGGGCGCAGGCCAACGACCGGGTGACGGCGTTCGTGGAGTGCTGGCCGCCGCTCCAGAAGCGGTGGACGCCGGTGACCGAGAGCCGCGCCAGGGCCGAGCTGTGCGGCGGTCGGGTGCACCTGCGGGGGAAGGTCGACCTGACGCTCGGGCGGTCCGTCGGCGCCGCCGGGAAGGTCCTGGTCGACCTGAAGACGGGCGGGTTCTCGCCCGACCACCTGCACGACCTCCGCTTCTACGCGCTGCTCGAGACGCTGAAGGTCGGCGTCCCGCCCCGCCGGGTGGCGACCTACTACCTCGACGCCGGCCGCATGGCCCCCGAGGACGTGACGCCCGGGCTGCTCGACGCCGCCGTGGCGAGGACGGTCGCCGGCGTGGCGGCGATGCTGGCCCTGCGATCCGGGGCGGCCGAACCGGTGCGGCGACCGGGCCCGCCCTGCTGGTGGTGCCCGCTGCGCAAGCGCTGCCCCGACGGGGAGGTGTGGATGGCGAACGCGGACGAGATGGCCTGA